From the genome of Aerococcus sanguinicola:
CTATCCGTCTTTGAAAAAAGCCGTAAACTCTCCTTATCCCCTTTGAGCGTGACATCCTTCAAATAGCCTGCTTCGACTTCTTGAAGACCATCCACTGCTTGCAAATGATCCAAGTCCTCTTGGTTGAGACCCAAGGAGCCGATCACTGTCAAATCCGCAGCATTCAAGCTTTCAAAATATTCCCTTCCCGTCTGCCGCATATCAGGACCCGTCACTTTCAAACCAACTAAAGCAAAGGAGCCAATTAACATCAACATAAAAATTGAGATAAAACGGGCTTTGGACTGACGGATAGACCGCCAGATTTCCTTCCATAATGTGCGCATCCTTTCACCCCCTACCATTCAATCGTCGCAATATCTGCAGGGCTATCATTTAGCTCAACCGTCTCAACCTTGGCATCCCGCATCCGGATCACCCGGTCGGCCATCGGAGCTAGGGCTGCATTGTGGGTGACAATCACGACCGTCGTCCCCTCGTTTCGACACTTATCTTGGAGAATTTGGAGGACCTGCTTGCCTGTTTGATAGTCCAAGGCTCCCGTTGGTTCGTCACAGAGCAGAAGTTTGGGCCGCTTGGCAATCGCTCGGGCAATCGACACCCGCTGCTGCTCCCCACCTGAAAGCTGGGAGGGAAAGTTTCCCATCCGCTCATCCAAAGCAACTGACTGAAGGACCTCAACTGGATCTAAAGCATCACTGACAATTTCAGTAGCTAATTCCACATTCTCTAAAGCCGTCAGATTAGGCACTAAATTATAGAATTGGAAGACAAAGCCAACCGCCTCTCGCCGGTATTGGGTCAAGGCCCTGGGACTATAATTTGAAATGTCCTGACCATCGATCAGGACCTGGCCCTCGTCATTGCTGTCCATACCAGCCAAGATATTTAAGACAGTTGACTTACCCGCACCTGATGCCCCTAGAATAATAGCTAGTTCTCCCTTTTCAACTTGAAAGGATACCTGGTCATTAGCCACAATACGGTGATCACCCATCTCGTAAAACTTGGAACTCTTTATCATTTCAATATAAGCCAATCTTGCTTCCTCCTTAATATAAACAACGTGTTGATTTAACTACCTAGCCAGTATAAAATGAAGGCAAGTAGAAAACAATCATCAATATCAACAATCTGTTGATTTAAGTAAAGAAAGGATACCTAGCCATGAAAAGACAGACCGCAAGTAAAGATAAAATCAAAGCAGCCTTTATCGACTTAATCCATGACGTTGGCTTCAACAGCCTCACTGTTAGCGATCTTGCCCGTCGTTCCGACATCAACCGTGGCACCTTCTACCTTCACTATGTGGACAAGTACGACCTGATGACCCAGCTTGAAGAAGAAATTATGGACGAACTTGAGACGATTTTCTTTAAAGAAGAATATAAGCAAGCCCAGGAAATAGACGCACTCAGCCTCATCCCCTATGCTGCCATCCTGGAAGCCCTCCAATATGTTGAAAGTCAGTTCACCCTCATCCAAGCCCTGGCTAGCCCCCAAGGTGATCCCCATTTTATGAGTAAAGTTAAGGATATCCTCAGCCGCTTATTGACCGCCAAATTGGAGGCGAGTAAGCACCTGAACTTTCCTCCCAAAGACCTCCCCCTCCCCTATGCCAAGGAGGTCCTCCTATCCAGTGTAGTCAGTATCATCAGGCTCTGGATCCAGCGCGGGGGCCAGGAAAGCCCCGAAGATATCGCCCAATTCATTGACCAAGCCAAACGCCTGCCACCTTATCAGCTGATCACTAGCTAAGTTCAATAAGCAGAGAAAACCTTTTCATTTTGACCAGTATTGTCTCGCGGAAGATGCTATACTTGTCATTAAGTAAAGAAATAAAGGAGTTGTTAGAGATGACGAGAAACAACCAAGACAAGGTCGCACTAATTACCGGAGGCGGTTCGGGACTAGGGCGCGACATTGCGGAAGCCTTCTGCCAGGCCCACTACCAGGTGGTCATTACCGGACGAACGGAAGAAACTTTAGCCGCCACAGTTGAAGACTTTAGTAAAGGCTATGAAGCCAAGATCCATTACTTTGTTGCCGATGGGGGCGATGAGGACCGGGTTCAAGAAGTGGTCTCAAATATCGCTGACAAGCTGGGACGGATTGATGTCCTGATCAACAATGCCCAAGCTGTCAACACCGGCATCGCCCTGGAAGACCAGACCCTTGACGACTTCCGCCTGGCCATCAATTCAGGGCTCTACGGGACTTTCAATTATATGAAGGCCTGCTTCCCCTATCTAAAGGAAAGTAAGGGGAGCATCATCAACATGGGGTCCGGTGCAGGCATCACGGGCATGGCCGGCTTCGCCTCCTATGCCGCAACTAAAGAAGCCATCCGCGGACTCACCCGGGTTGCCGCAACCGAGTGGAGCCAGTACGGCATCAATACCAACGCCATCTGCCCCGCTGTCCTCACCCCAGCCTTCGACGAATGGTCGAAAGAACACCCCGAAGAATACCAAGCCGTCCTCGCCAGCGTCCCCGCTCGAAAATTCCCCGACGGCATCACCCACGTCGGCGGCACCGCCCTCTACCTCGCCAGCCCCGCCGGCAAAATGCTCACCGGCCGCACCCTAGATATCGACGGCGGCCAAAACCAAAGACCGTAAAGGAAGGGTGAGAGCAAGAGCGTTTAGCTTTGGATGCTTGGAGTAAGTTGGAATAAGGGCAAGCCAGGCTTGCACGTTTCCAACTTGCGAAAGCACTCCAAAGCTGCTCTTGCGAACCCAACTAGGAAGGGGGTGAGCAGAGGCACTCAGCCCTAACCCCCAATCAAAGCTACCGAGTGTGGATTGACAAGCCCCAACACACAGTCAAAAGCACCAAGTGTGGGTTACCGATACCCAGCCCCCAATCAAAAGCTCCGAATGTGGGTTGACAGCGTTCAGCACCCAAACGAAGCCGCTGAGTGTGGCTTGCCGACTCCCACCCCCCAATCAAAGCCACTAAATGTGGGTTGACAGCCCACCCCAACTACACAGGCTGTGCGCAAAAACGACACAGCTCAGCAAAAAAATCTACAAACAAAAAGGCTGGAAAATTAACTCCAGCCTTTTTGACTATCAAAAGCTCCCCAATAATAAAGAGGAGCTCGATATAAAATATTTGGTAAGCCATAAGCATACAATTTAGCAATTAAACAAGATTCACTTGCCATAGTCTTGTGATCAGGGATTGCCCTCTGAAATTCAAGGACCAAATTCAACAGCGGAACGGATGCTCACCAGAACCATCCACTTTTTTCACTACTTATAAAACAAAAACAGAGGTAAATTCGGACTTTTTAATAAAACTAGAATTATAATATTTATTTGCTATTAATATCGTGAGCAGGAGTGGAGCTTGAAAGTGATCGTTAACCGTGCCCCAGCAAGCGAAGCGAATTACGGAGCGTAGGCGCCAGCCGTACGAACCGTTTGAGTCTCGCTAGGTGAGGGACCTTGGCCCGAACCGGTGCTATGCTTTAGCCGTTGGAGCTTTAGCGACTTACGGATAAAGTACAAGACGGCTTTAGCCGTGTTGATCCGCTAAACATTTAACGATTACTTTCAAGACGGAACGTATGCTCACTAACACCAGTCATTTTTAAAAAACCTATTCCCCAAAGAACCGGTAAGCAATCTCATGACCTTGGTCAATCTTCGCCCACTGCTGGTCTTCCGTTAACTCATTCCCGCAGTCGCAAGAAGCAAAGCCACACTGGTGGGAGAGGTAAAGCTTGTCTTTGGGAATATATTTCGTTGCTTCTTCTAAGAGGCGGATGGCACGGTCGGCATCGTCCAAGCCTGCTGTCTTCGAGGATAGGGCTCCGACAACTACCTCAACATCGGGGCGGTCTTCGAAAGCCTTGAGGGCAGAGAGAGAGCCAGCGCGTTCGTCATCCCATTCCAGGTAGAAGCGGTCATAGTGTTGGCGGGCTAAGAAATACTTGGCAACTTCGGTATAAGCCCCGTCAGTGAAGGCCCGGGAAGCATAGTTACCGCGGCAGTTGTGGCCGTAGACTCTGAGCCCCAGTTCATGGGCATAGTCCGCTACCGCATTGTTCAATTCGATCAATTGACCCGCTAATTCTTCCTTGGAGTAGTTTGACCCATCGAAGTTTAAGGATTCCAAGCGAATTTCATCGTCATCGCCCACAAAGCTGGACCAGACGCAGTCGTCGATCTGAAGGATAGTCGCTCCCGCTTCCGCATATTCTTTGACGAATTCCTTGTAGGCTTGGGCCAGGTCATGGCGGAATTCAGCCAGGTCAGAATAGAACTTCCCTTCCCCAATTTCACCGAGGGCCAATAATTCAAAGTAGAGGTGGCCAGGTGCGAAGATGGTGTGTTTAACCGCCACATCCTCTGGCGCAAGTTCCTTGACCAGCTTGAAGTGGTCCACGAAAGGATGGTTCTTGCCCGATAATTTACCGGTCACATGGAGGCCGATGTCACGACGGGTCTCATAGTCCTTCTTGTTGCCCGCTTCATCTTCTTCATAGAAGTGGTAGCCGGAATCATTGATATAGCGGACAATCCCCGCCAAGCCCCAGGCGAAGTCCAAATGCCAGAGCGAGCGTTGGAATTCCCCGTCAGAGATTTCCGTCAAGCCATGGGCCACTTGTTTAGCCACGATGTCCTTGACCGCTGCTTCTTCCGCCTCCTTGTAACCTGGCAGGTCATTGTAGAAGGGATAAGTAATGTCGTCACGTTTTTCAATTTCATTTTTATATTTCAGGAGTTCTTTTGGCCGTAAGAGGGATCCTACCGTTAAGAATCGTTTGGAAAAAGTTGTCATATCAATCACTCGCTTTCTTGACTCTTACTATACGCGATGGGCGGAAAATTTTGAAATATCTATTTACAAGAGCTAGGTATAGCAGTAGACTATAGCCAATACTTTTCCTTAAAGGAGGCCACCATGCGCTTAGAAGACTTTAAATATTTTCAAACGGTTGCTAGCGAACTCTCCCTCAGCCAGGCAGCCAACAAACTCTACATCTCCCAGCCCTCCCTGTCCAATGCCATGACCAAACTGGAAAAAGAGCTGGACGTCACCCTCTTCACCCGGAGCTCGCGCGGCATCTCCCTGACCACGGACGGCGAAGAATTCCTCCAATATGCCAACCAGATCCTCGAACAGATGCACCTGGTGGAACGCCGCTACTTCGACAAGGAACCCCCAGCCCTGCCGATCTTCTCCATCGTCTGCCACCACTATGCCTTCGTCGTCGAAGCCTTCTCCCGCCTGCTCAAACGTCACCAGGACAAGGCCTTCCAAGCCTCGGTTAAAGAACTCCGAACCTATGAGGTGATCGAAGAAGTCTACCAATTGCGGAGCGAACTGGGCGTCATCTACCGCAGCCACTACAACCGGCAGATCATCGACCGGGTCCTCTCCGACAAGCACCTCAGCTTCACCCCCCTGGTCACAGCCAAACCCCATATCTTCACCTACAAGGGCCACCCCCTAGCCGACAAAGACCGCCTGACCTTCGACGACCTGGCCCCCTACCCCCGGCTCAACTTCGACCAGGGCAAGCACAACTCCTTCTACTTCTGGGAAGAAGTCCACGCAGACCAAGAAGTCAAACAATCCATCGTCGTCAGCGACCGGGCCACCATCTTCAACCTCATGATCGGCCTCAACGGCTACACCATCTCCTCAGGCATCATCAACGCCAACCTCAACGGCGAAGACATCATCGCCATTCCCCTCGACTCCAACGAAGAGATCGAAATCGGCTACCTCACCAACGACACCCACACCCTAAACCCCATCGCCAACGAATTCATCATCATCCTAGAAAACTGCCTAAAAGAAGGCATCGAAAAACAAAGGGTGTGAGCAAGAGCGGGTAGACTTGAATGATTGGAGGCACATCAAAAAAGGCTGACGCCAGTCAGACGTTTTGATGAGCTGAAATCACTTCAAGTCTGCTCTTGCGAGCCCGACTAGGGTGTGAGACTTGGCGCTTAGGCTTGGATGATTGGAGCAATTAAGAATAAGAGTGAAGCATTCGCGCGTTTCTTAATTGTGAAATCACTCCAAGCCTGTCAAGTCGAACCCGACTACAAAGGGTGTGAGGGCTGGCTTCTCAACCCACAATCAAACACCAGGAGTGTGGGTTAGCAGTAAGCAATCCTCAACTAAACATCGGGAGTGTGGATTGAAGACGACTAACCCACAATCAGATCTCGGCAGTGTGGATTGATCGCGACCAAGCTTCAAACAAACGTCGGGAGTGTGGGTTAAACACAAGCAACCCACACTCACAAGGTCTGAATGTGGATAACTAAACTGAGTCCAAGTAAAATACGGCAAAATCCATGATAAAAACATAAAATAAGGATGAACAAGCTAGCGAGAGCCTCGCTAGCTTGTTTTCATTATGGGAAGAGAGAAGACAGCTTGCCTAGCAGGGGCGACTTGCTAATGCTGGCCCTGTTCACAACTTGGTGCGATTCGACTTGCTAATTGGAGCTTCGTTTGAAAGTTGGCGCAACGCTACTTGCTAAGCAGAGCCTCATTTGAAAGTTGGCGCGACCCTACTTGCTAAGCAGCGTTCCGTTTGCGAGTTGACACAGCCCTACCTGCTAACGGAGGCCTCCTTTGAAAGTGCGCCACCGCCTAGTCACAAACTAGGCCGCCATTTGAAAGTTCGCCCCCTTCTACAAGTAGACGCCACAAAAAGAGATCACGAGATCAAAAGTAACCGCGAGACAACAACGAGAAAACCAGCAGAGCCACTCTTCTGCTGGTTTTTTCCATAGATTTAATTAGAATCCTTCAAGCTAGGCTTCCTCATCCAGGACCGCAATGACTTCGGCTGGGAAGGCGACGGCGTCCTTGATATGAGGGGCATTGATCATAATCACACCGCCCACTGCAGGGACTTGGTCCAAGTTGGCCATGACTTCGACTTGAAACTTGTTTTCATTGAGCCAGAAGCGCTGGGCGACCAGGTCACCGGCAGCGGCGGCTTCAGGGCCGGCATCAGTATTCAAAGTTTCGTGCCCAATGGCGGTGACTTGCCGGTCGCGGCTCAAGTATTCCAAAGCTGCCACAGACCAGCCCGGCGTCACTTCGACTCCCTCCGCATCGGTATTGGTGAAGGCTTCCTGGGAATAAATCCGCTTGTACCAGCCAGAAGAGAAGGCAACAAAGGCCCCGGCCGGAATATCGCCATAGCGGTCTTCGAAGGCCTTGATATCGTCCACTGTCACCGCATAACCTGGCTCGGCTGCGACCTTATCTTCCAGGTGGAGGACATAGAGGGGCAGGTAGCGCTCCTTCTGAGGAATGTCCGCCATGATCCGGCCGCCCGCCATGAAGTGGGCCGGCGCGTCAATGTGGGTCCCGTGGGAAGTTCCCAGGGTGTATTCCCGGTTGTCTGACCCCGTCTCCTCCAAGGTCGTCAGCACCCGCTCTTCTAAGGGGTTGAAGGCCTGGTAGATGGCCATGTCTTCGGTCACTTCATGGGTCAGGTTGACCCATTTTTTTGCTTTTAAGGCTGCGAGTAGTTCATGTGTTGTCATTAATTTTTCTCCTCCTTATCACGATCAGGCATGACAAAATAAGAGCGGAAGCCCCGCGATTTGTAATAGGCCTCTGCCCCACTATGGTAAAGAAAAGTCTGACCATAGCGGTTATCTCCAAAAAAGGCGCCGCCTAATTCACGCACGGGTTCTGTCGTCTTCAGCCAAGAAGAAGTCTTTAAGTCAAAGGGTTTTAGAAATTGCAAGGTCATATACATATCGATTGGCATCAAGCAGGTCCCCATGTCCTGGCACATCTCCTCGACACTCGTCTCAGGTGGAAACTTCTTCCGCCCCAAGCGTGCCTCCCGGTCATAACAGACACTCCGCCGGCCTTCCGGACTCTCCGGACTCATATCCGCAAAAAAGGCCCGCCTAAAAGGTTCGCAGGCGATCAAATCCGGTTCACCGCCCGTCTCTTCCATAGCAAGGAGGCTCTCTACAAGGTCTTCCCTGCCCTCTAAACAAGCCAGCACATCCTCCCAAGTCCAATCCGGATGGCGGTCGAGATGCCCCTCAAAGCGTTCCGCCACTGACTTCAAACGCTCATTCAAATCCATAAGCAACTCTCCTTTCTCTATTATTAAGCCTAGAATAACATGTTTTAGCCCCAAAACTTAGCCAGGCGACCTGACCCACAAAAAAGCGCACCAAGATGATCTTGATGCGCTCTAATTTGTCTTTGATCAGCAAATTTAGCCGCTAAAATCGAGTCTCACTTAATTCTTCAACCGATTAAGCTTTTTTCTTCTTAGTAGAGAAAGCCACAAGCCCTAGTCCAAGCATCAGGGTCAGTACGGCAGGGTGGAAGCGGCTGGCGCTATCCTCTGACCCAGTCGCTGGCAATTGAGTCAATGGCGTATAGGCCTCGGCTTGTCCAACTGCTGGATCTGCTGCTGTCAGGACTGTCACTTGGTCTGCGTTGAGCTTGACTGCTTCGGGCTTGGTGTTTTGACGTGTTTCTTCGGATGAAGGAACTTTCTCTACAGAACTTGGATCTTTGTGACCTGGTTTGGGATTTTCAGGAATGGAATGATCCTTGTCCTTCAGTTTGTCATGGTCAGCAGTTTCTGGATCCTTGGACGGTAATTTATCCTTATCTGAGTTTTGAGGATCTTTGCCATCGTTTTGAGGATCTTTATGACCTGATTCTGGCTCTTTCGGATCTTTAGACTGGTCCTTATTGCCTTGTGGATTTTGAGGATCCTTAGACTGTTACTTGCCACCCTGTGGATTTTGAGGGTCCTTAGACTGGTCCTTGTCGCCTTGTGGATTTTGAGGGTCCTTAGACTGATCTTTACCGCCTTGTGGATCTTGCGGATCTTTCGATTGGTCCTTGTCGCCTTGTGGATCTTTCGGTCCTTCCGGCTGCTTGTTGCCATCTTCTGGATCTTTTGGCCCTTGAGGATCTAGCTTGCCGCCATTCGAATCAGAAGTTGGGTTTTCCGTCTTGCCGCAGCCGACTTCAACTATCATCTTGCGTCCTTCTTGCTTGACGATAGTCTTACCGTCGCGGGTTTCCGTGATCCGTTTTTCACCAGGGTCGACCACCTTGACTTGGCCAGGCTTGAGGTCTTTGTTGTAAACCACTTCAATACCTGGGCAGTCCTTGATGATTTCCACTGGGACTTCTTTGATCACTTCGACCGGAACTTCCTTAATAACCTCAACGGGAACTTCCTTAACCACTTCAACGACTTTTTCGACTGGGACTTCCTTGACGATTTCCACAATCTTCTCAACTGGTACCTCCTTGATCAATTGCTTGATGCCGACGCGGATGATCCGCTTTTGTGGTTCGCGGAGGACTTCCTGGTTGATTTTCTTGTCTTGGAGAACGCCGTTAATAATGGCTTGAGTCACGGTCTCTTTGACTTGGCCTGGCTGACCGGCTTGGACTTCTTCGACCTTGCCTGAATCGAGCTGGTCGTCGTAAATCACTTCCGTCGCAAAAGGCGTCTCAAGGAAGCTTTCATGGCTGAATTGACCCTCATAGCCCTTGGTCCCTACCTTAACGATATGCTTGGCTGGGGTCACCACTGGCACTTCTTCCGTCACGACCTTGCCATCGACTACCTTGTTGACAATTTGGGTCGTCACATGGCCCGGAACGACTTGGACATTTTCTACCTTGCCCTTGTCCAGACTTGGATCATATTCAAAGATGGTTTCGACAGGGACATCCTTGTGACTTTCATGGCTGTTGCCTGCCACTGGTTTGGTCCCTACTTCAATGATATGGGCTTTCGGTTGGACTGGCTTGGTAATGGCTTTAGCTAATTCACCATCGGCCTGACCATTCTTAATGGCTTGGGTGTAGGTCACATCATAGGAACCTGGCTGACCTTGTTGGATGAGCTTGGTCTCACCAGCCTTAAGATTTGGATTCTCACGGACTTCAACCTTGTATGGCACTTCGAAGCGTTCCGTGTGCTTCACTTGACCGGTAAAGTCTTGCTTGCCGACCTTAATGACTTGGGCAACAGGTTCTTTCGTAACTTTGGACACGGGTTCGCCAACAATTTGAGAATTTTCAATGGAGACAGTCGTTTCCTTGGTCCCTGGTTGACCTGGCGTCACCACTCGGTACTCACCCTTAGTTAAAGTAGGATCGACTTCAACCTTCACATCAAATGGAATTTCTTCTGTAGACGTATGGCTGCCATCAGTCTTAGCACCGATGCGGACGATCCGATTTTCAGGAGCGATCACTTCTCGAGTCTCACCGAAGACCTTGTCTGCCAGTGTGCCATTGACGTATTTCTGGCTGACATCACGTTCGATTAAACCGACTTTACCTTCTCGTTCAACCACTTCTTCGCCAGCTTTCAGGCTTGGGTCAAGTTTATATTCGGTCTTAAATGGTGCCAAGCTTTGTTCGGTATGTTTGAATTCACCGCTGTAGTCCTTGGTGCCCACCACAATGACTTGTTTGGCTGGGGTCAGCACTTCTTCGGTTGTGGTTTCGATTTGGCCAGTCTGAGGGTTAAAGACGTTCTTAATCTTAGTTTCAAGCTTGCCAGGAGTGTAGGCTCCTTTCTCAACGACGCCCTTGTCCTTGGTATTGTCGTAAACGTATTCAATCTCAGCAGGAACTTCCTTGACTCTCGTTTCAGCATTTTCCGGTGCCTTGGTACCGACCTTGATGATATGGGTCTTCGGTTCGGTGCGGGCAATTTCTTCCGCCTTCAGCTGACCATCAGCTGCCCCATTCTTAATGGCTTGGCTATACTTGGTAGTCTTAGATCCATTTTCACCCTTTTGAACTTCTTGAATTTCGAAGAGTGGGAGATTTGGATCTTCTTGGATTTCCACCTTGAATGGGAGGGTTTCCGTGACATTATGGGACACTTCGCCCGTGAAGTCTTGGTCGCCCACCTTGATGACTTGGGTAACAGGTTCTTTAATGACCTTGCTAGAAGCTGTGCCCACCACTTGAGAGTTTTCGATCTTCACAGTGGTTTCCTTAGTCCCTGGTTCACCTGGTGTGACCACTTGGTAGTCACCCTTAGGCAAGCTTGGATCAACTTCAACCTTGACCGCAAATGGGATTTCTTCTGTAGAAGTGTGAGTGCCGTCAGTCATTGAACCAATGCGGACAATTCGGTCTTGCGGTGTCATCACTTCTTCGGTCGGACCATAAGTCTTCTCACCAAGCTTGCCATTGACGAAGTCTTGCGTAACTTGACGTTGAA
Proteins encoded in this window:
- a CDS encoding ABC transporter ATP-binding protein, encoding MAYIEMIKSSKFYEMGDHRIVANDQVSFQVEKGELAIILGASGAGKSTVLNILAGMDSNDEGQVLIDGQDISNYSPRALTQYRREAVGFVFQFYNLVPNLTALENVELATEIVSDALDPVEVLQSVALDERMGNFPSQLSGGEQQRVSIARAIAKRPKLLLCDEPTGALDYQTGKQVLQILQDKCRNEGTTVVIVTHNAALAPMADRVIRMRDAKVETVELNDSPADIATIEW
- a CDS encoding TetR/AcrR family transcriptional regulator yields the protein MKRQTASKDKIKAAFIDLIHDVGFNSLTVSDLARRSDINRGTFYLHYVDKYDLMTQLEEEIMDELETIFFKEEYKQAQEIDALSLIPYAAILEALQYVESQFTLIQALASPQGDPHFMSKVKDILSRLLTAKLEASKHLNFPPKDLPLPYAKEVLLSSVVSIIRLWIQRGGQESPEDIAQFIDQAKRLPPYQLITS
- a CDS encoding SDR family NAD(P)-dependent oxidoreductase, with the translated sequence MTRNNQDKVALITGGGSGLGRDIAEAFCQAHYQVVITGRTEETLAATVEDFSKGYEAKIHYFVADGGDEDRVQEVVSNIADKLGRIDVLINNAQAVNTGIALEDQTLDDFRLAINSGLYGTFNYMKACFPYLKESKGSIINMGSGAGITGMAGFASYAATKEAIRGLTRVAATEWSQYGINTNAICPAVLTPAFDEWSKEHPEEYQAVLASVPARKFPDGITHVGGTALYLASPAGKMLTGRTLDIDGGQNQRP
- a CDS encoding 5-methyltetrahydropteroyltriglutamate--homocysteine methyltransferase is translated as MTTFSKRFLTVGSLLRPKELLKYKNEIEKRDDITYPFYNDLPGYKEAEEAAVKDIVAKQVAHGLTEISDGEFQRSLWHLDFAWGLAGIVRYINDSGYHFYEEDEAGNKKDYETRRDIGLHVTGKLSGKNHPFVDHFKLVKELAPEDVAVKHTIFAPGHLYFELLALGEIGEGKFYSDLAEFRHDLAQAYKEFVKEYAEAGATILQIDDCVWSSFVGDDDEIRLESLNFDGSNYSKEELAGQLIELNNAVADYAHELGLRVYGHNCRGNYASRAFTDGAYTEVAKYFLARQHYDRFYLEWDDERAGSLSALKAFEDRPDVEVVVGALSSKTAGLDDADRAIRLLEEATKYIPKDKLYLSHQCGFASCDCGNELTEDQQWAKIDQGHEIAYRFFGE
- a CDS encoding LysR family transcriptional regulator, which produces MRLEDFKYFQTVASELSLSQAANKLYISQPSLSNAMTKLEKELDVTLFTRSSRGISLTTDGEEFLQYANQILEQMHLVERRYFDKEPPALPIFSIVCHHYAFVVEAFSRLLKRHQDKAFQASVKELRTYEVIEEVYQLRSELGVIYRSHYNRQIIDRVLSDKHLSFTPLVTAKPHIFTYKGHPLADKDRLTFDDLAPYPRLNFDQGKHNSFYFWEEVHADQEVKQSIVVSDRATIFNLMIGLNGYTISSGIINANLNGEDIIAIPLDSNEEIEIGYLTNDTHTLNPIANEFIIILENCLKEGIEKQRV
- a CDS encoding cyclase family protein; translation: MTTHELLAALKAKKWVNLTHEVTEDMAIYQAFNPLEERVLTTLEETGSDNREYTLGTSHGTHIDAPAHFMAGGRIMADIPQKERYLPLYVLHLEDKVAAEPGYAVTVDDIKAFEDRYGDIPAGAFVAFSSGWYKRIYSQEAFTNTDAEGVEVTPGWSVAALEYLSRDRQVTAIGHETLNTDAGPEAAAAGDLVAQRFWLNENKFQVEVMANLDQVPAVGGVIMINAPHIKDAVAFPAEVIAVLDEEA
- a CDS encoding DUF4256 domain-containing protein; this encodes MDLNERLKSVAERFEGHLDRHPDWTWEDVLACLEGREDLVESLLAMEETGGEPDLIACEPFRRAFFADMSPESPEGRRSVCYDREARLGRKKFPPETSVEEMCQDMGTCLMPIDMYMTLQFLKPFDLKTSSWLKTTEPVRELGGAFFGDNRYGQTFLYHSGAEAYYKSRGFRSYFVMPDRDKEEKN